A genome region from Brassica oleracea var. oleracea cultivar TO1000 chromosome C2, BOL, whole genome shotgun sequence includes the following:
- the LOC106326811 gene encoding agamous-like MADS-box protein AGL27 isoform X1, which produces MTNIIDRYGIQHACELRSLDLAEKTRSYLPHNELLESVKSNLEESNVDNVSVDSLISLEDQLETALSATRARKTELTMEFVKMLQEKEELLREENLVLASQIGKTNGGRQNNSPANSFGINPPETLPLLK; this is translated from the exons ATGACCAACATCATCGATCGTTATGGCATACAACATGCTTGTGAACTTAGAAGCTTG GATCTTGCAGAAAAAACTCGGAGTTATCTTCCACACAATGAGTTACTCGAATCAGTCAAAAG CAATCTTGAAGAATCAAATGTCGACAATGTAAGTGTAGATTCTCTAATTTCTCTGGAGGACCAGCTCGAAACTGCTCTGTCTGCAACTAGAGCTAGGAAG ACAGAACTAACGATGGAGTTTGTGAAGATGCTTCAAGAAAAG GAGGAGTTGCTGAGAGAAGAGAATCTGGTTTTGGCTAGCCAG ATAGGGAAGACGAACGGAGGGAGACAGAACAATTCACCGGCAAATAGCTTCGGCATCAATCCTCCGGAGACTCTCCCGCTGCTAAAGTAA
- the LOC106326811 gene encoding agamous-like MADS-box protein AGL27 isoform X3 encodes MAYNMLVNLEAWILQKKLGVIFHTMSYSNQSKDSLISLEDQLETALSATRARKTELTMEFVKMLQEKEELLREENLVLASQIDNTHIQRRGGTVGLARRTYASIRTYA; translated from the exons ATGGCATACAACATGCTTGTGAACTTAGAAGCTTG GATCTTGCAGAAAAAACTCGGAGTTATCTTCCACACAATGAGTTACTCGAATCAGTCAAAAG ATTCTCTAATTTCTCTGGAGGACCAGCTCGAAACTGCTCTGTCTGCAACTAGAGCTAGGAAG ACAGAACTAACGATGGAGTTTGTGAAGATGCTTCAAGAAAAG GAGGAGTTGCTGAGAGAAGAGAATCTGGTTTTGGCTAGCCAG ATAGATAATACACATATACAAAGGCGAGGTGGCACAGTTGGCTTAGCGCGTAGGACTTACGCAAGTATAAGAACATATGCATAA
- the LOC106326811 gene encoding protein MADS AFFECTING FLOWERING 5-like isoform X2 has translation MAYNMLVNLEAWILQKKLGVIFHTMSYSNQSKDSLISLEDQLETALSATRARKTELTMEFVKMLQEKEELLREENLVLASQIGKTNGGRQNNSPANSFGINPPETLPLLK, from the exons ATGGCATACAACATGCTTGTGAACTTAGAAGCTTG GATCTTGCAGAAAAAACTCGGAGTTATCTTCCACACAATGAGTTACTCGAATCAGTCAAAAG ATTCTCTAATTTCTCTGGAGGACCAGCTCGAAACTGCTCTGTCTGCAACTAGAGCTAGGAAG ACAGAACTAACGATGGAGTTTGTGAAGATGCTTCAAGAAAAG GAGGAGTTGCTGAGAGAAGAGAATCTGGTTTTGGCTAGCCAG ATAGGGAAGACGAACGGAGGGAGACAGAACAATTCACCGGCAAATAGCTTCGGCATCAATCCTCCGGAGACTCTCCCGCTGCTAAAGTAA